Proteins co-encoded in one Borreliella andersonii genomic window:
- a CDS encoding acylphosphatase produces the protein MYKQQYLISGKVQGVGFRFFTEQIANNMKLKGFVKNLNDGRVEIVVFFSTKEQIKKFEKLLNGNKYANIENIEKIILDENYPFQFNDFKIYY, from the coding sequence ATGTATAAACAACAATATCTTATTTCTGGCAAGGTACAAGGTGTTGGTTTTAGATTTTTCACAGAACAAATAGCAAATAATATGAAACTAAAAGGATTTGTAAAAAATTTAAACGATGGAAGGGTAGAAATCGTAGTGTTCTTTAGTACTAAAGAACAAATAAAAAAATTTGAAAAATTATTAAATGGGAATAAGTATGCAAACATAGAAAACATTGAAAAAATAATTTTAGATGAAAATTATCCTTTTCAATTTAATGATTTTAAAATTTATTATTAG